In the genome of Rhizobium etli 8C-3, one region contains:
- a CDS encoding AAA family ATPase: protein MAWLSDVRDAAHRLKTADRVLVIGCSGGGKTRLARTIATRFSLPFVSMDREFFWLPGWIARARPEQRALIAERIKGDRWIMDGTNTSSLDLRLPRTDIVLWVRMPRLMCLWGAVSRWLKWIGRTRPEMTPGCPEKIDLEFLGYIWNFENKHSPMVLAAMAAHGPDVPVLQLKTRRQIRELLDLLGSAA from the coding sequence ATGGCCTGGTTGAGCGATGTCAGGGATGCTGCCCATCGGTTGAAGACGGCTGATCGCGTACTGGTCATTGGCTGTTCCGGCGGCGGCAAGACCAGGCTTGCGCGGACGATTGCAACGCGCTTCAGCCTGCCTTTCGTTTCCATGGATCGCGAGTTCTTCTGGCTGCCGGGGTGGATCGCACGCGCTAGACCGGAGCAGCGCGCGCTGATAGCCGAACGGATCAAGGGAGATCGCTGGATCATGGACGGAACCAACACGTCCAGCCTTGATCTCCGGCTGCCGCGGACCGATATCGTCTTGTGGGTCCGCATGCCGCGGCTGATGTGCCTTTGGGGCGCCGTCAGCCGCTGGCTGAAGTGGATCGGGCGCACACGGCCGGAAATGACGCCGGGATGCCCGGAGAAGATCGATCTCGAATTCCTGGGCTACATCTGGAACTTCGAGAACAAGCACTCGCCCATGGTTCTCGCCGCCATGGCCGCCCACGGGCCCGATGTGCCGGTTCTCCAGCTAAAAACACGCCGTCAGATACGCGAGCTTCTTGATCTTCTCGGTTCTGCCGCTTAA
- a CDS encoding type II toxin-antitoxin system RatA family toxin — protein MPQFETHHRVPHSADQMFDLVADVERYPEFLPLCEALSIRSCKERDGKILLIADMTVGYKAIRETFTTQVLLNKGERFIDVKYIDGPFRYLDNRWRFEEAGGDGCTIHFFIDYEFKSRILGALMGSMFDRAFRMFSEAFEKRAEAIYR, from the coding sequence ATGCCGCAATTCGAAACGCATCACCGCGTCCCGCACTCCGCCGATCAGATGTTCGACCTCGTGGCCGACGTAGAACGCTATCCCGAATTCCTGCCACTCTGCGAAGCCCTGAGCATCCGCAGCTGCAAGGAACGCGACGGCAAGATCTTGCTGATTGCCGACATGACTGTCGGCTACAAGGCGATTCGCGAGACCTTCACCACGCAGGTGCTGCTCAACAAGGGGGAGCGCTTCATCGACGTCAAATATATCGATGGTCCTTTCCGGTATCTCGACAATCGCTGGCGCTTTGAAGAGGCCGGTGGTGACGGCTGTACCATCCATTTCTTCATCGACTACGAGTTCAAGAGCCGGATCCTTGGTGCGCTGATGGGCTCGATGTTCGACCGCGCCTTCCGCATGTTTTCCGAGGCCTTCGAAAAGAGGGCGGAAGCGATCTACCGGTAG
- a CDS encoding CinA family protein has protein sequence MSMFTADILSLAQNIICEFTTAKKMISTAESCTGGLIAGALTEISGSSSVFDRGFVTYTNTAKIEMLGVQERTLESFGAVSEETAVQMAHGALFRSRADVAVAVTGIAGPSGGSPEKPVGLVYLAAKSRNGELIRRKMLYGDIGRGKVRLATVQTALEMLIELQESRA, from the coding sequence GTGAGTATGTTCACGGCCGACATCCTCTCGCTCGCACAGAACATCATCTGCGAGTTCACGACGGCAAAGAAGATGATCTCAACTGCTGAATCCTGCACCGGCGGGCTGATCGCCGGCGCGCTCACCGAGATCTCTGGCTCCTCATCAGTCTTCGATCGCGGTTTCGTCACCTATACCAATACCGCTAAGATCGAGATGCTCGGCGTCCAAGAACGCACGCTCGAAAGCTTCGGTGCCGTCTCCGAGGAGACTGCGGTGCAAATGGCCCACGGCGCCCTTTTCCGCTCCCGCGCCGACGTCGCGGTCGCCGTGACCGGAATTGCCGGGCCGAGCGGGGGCTCGCCGGAAAAGCCGGTCGGACTGGTTTATCTGGCGGCGAAATCGCGCAACGGGGAGCTTATCCGCCGCAAGATGCTCTATGGCGATATCGGCCGCGGCAAGGTGCGGCTTGCAACTGTACAAACCGCACTGGAAATGTTGATCGAACTCCAGGAAAGCCGGGCGTAA